Part of the Leptolyngbya sp. BL0902 genome, GGGGGTGTTGACGCAAGCCCCTGACACAATCACCTGGCCCTTGGTGAGGGAGGGCAGTTCTTGGAGCAAATCCCGTCCGGCGGCTTCCACGCCATACTTCAGGCTTTCCTGGTCTACGGGGTTCACAATCCGCATCAGAAATTGGCTCATGCACTGGGACAGCACATCGGAATCGAGCTTGCCGGGACGTTGGGTAATCAGGCCGACGCCCATGCCGAATTTGCGGCCTTCGCTGAGAATCGTCCGCAGAATTTGCTTGCAGCGGGAGGGTTCGTGGCCGGGGGCAAAGCGGTGGGCTTCTTCGACCAGGATAAACACCGGATAGGGCAGATAGTTTTCGTCGTCGGGGGCGATTTTGTCCTTGGCGGTGTTCATGCGGGCCTGGTAGCTTTGGCGCAGCACCGCCGCACAAATCACCTGCTGTTCTTCCTGGCTAATTTCGTTCATTTGCAACACGGTGACTTGTCCGGGGGCAAACAAATCCTTTGGGGCCAAGTGCTGCATTCGGTGAAAATAATCCGACCGTTCCAGCTTGCCCAATTTCCACTCTAGGGCGGGGGCAGAGGAACCCGTTTTTTCGTTGCCTTCGTCGTCGGTGCTGCGGTCGGATTCGTAGCAGGCGGCGATCAAATCCTGCACATCCCAGCGGTGGTCGCCCAGTTTGTGCTTGCCCAGCAGGCTAAAGGCTTTGTTGAGGATGGCCTGCTGGCGGTCGCTCATGTCGGGCAGCAGGGTCAAAATATCGTAGTAATCCAGGGAGGACATGCGAATGCGGATGTCGTCGGGGGTGAGGATTTTCACCGCTGGGCTATAGCCATCGTCCGCCGCAAAGGCCGGATGGCCGCGCATATCGGTGAGGGTGCCGTACTCGCCGTGGGGGTCAAAAATCAGCACCGCCGCCCGGTTGTAGGGGCTCATCAGTTCCTCAATCAACACCCCCGCCGTGTAGGACTTACCGGAACCCGTCCCCGCCAAAATCGCCATGTGGGTGCTCACCAGTTCCTTCACATCCAGGGCCACGGGCACCCGTCCACCGGGCCGCAGCAGCAGGGAACCAATGTGGGCCGACCCCGCCGCCTGGGGCTGCTTTTTGTTGATGATGGCCTGCAAACTGGCATCGTCCGCCAGGTAGACCTTTGCGCCTGGATCGGGGGCCATGCGGGGGTTAATAAAGCCCAGGGCCGGATGGAAATAGCCCACCACATCCACCGTCACCTCGTAGATCTCCGGGTTGGGATGGGCAAACCCCACCAGGGCGGCGATGGCCTCCGGGTTGATGTCGGGGTCGGCAAAGAGGCGGTCGGGCAGGTGGTCGATCAACGTCAGGGCCGAAATTTTGCCCAAAATCTCCGCCTGGGGCAAGTCCACCACATCCACCCGGTAGTAGACAAACTCGCCAATCTTCACCTGGCGATGGTCGGCGGTGATGAACAAATATTGGTTGCCCGTCTCCCCCGGCCCTTTCACCGTGCCAATCACCGGAAGCTCTGGAGGTTTGGGTTTGGGTGCCATCGGGATGTCCTACTCCGGGGGTGCCGTCCGATTCGTCACCGCAGGGGCCAACGACCAACGGCGGAAACCATTGCCAAAAAAAGTCTAGCACCCTTCTTTAGATCACCCGTACGTCTCTCACCCTAGGCCTGGGTTTGCCTAAAGCATTGCCGCCTCATCGGGCAGATCGGCCAAAAGGCGCGAGACTCGGTGCTGATAATCGGTATCAGTGAGAGCGGGGGTGCTGTCTTCTACACCGACGCTTTGCCCTAGTTCCACCCAGGAGCGACATCCTCGATAGCCGCTGTGCCACGGTAGCGTCACGGGGTTGTTAAACCGATAGGCCCGCAGCAACAGGCCGTAGAGCGGGCGTTCCGACTGCCACTGGAGGCGTTCTTGCACAAATTGGCTTGTCCAAATCAGGTCGGGCACGAGGTCTAGGGCGGCTTCGGTGGAGGGCAGGGTGAACCCGTGGGTAATTTCGGCCCAGCCTGAGAAGATTACGGATTCGGGCTTTTCGTCCGTTGGGGTGGGTTGCACCAGGTCTTGAAACTCTGGCTTAATCAGCCCTGGCTTTTGGTGCTCGAAGGTGGGCAGCAGCAACCCCTGGCGCGTCACCACCGAGAACTGCCCCTGCTGTTCCCGAATGCCGCCCTTCCGCAGCAGCAAAATTGTCTGTCCCTGGAGCAGGGCCGTTACCGCTGCATCCCATTCCTTCAGCGCCCAAGTCAGCATGGGTTATTCCTCGCGCAGGGGTGAATCCAAATCTCTAGCCCATGGTAGGTTAACCCGCCCAAAATGAAGCAGGGGGGAATCTAATCAGGCCAAGGGCGAGACGCAAGGGCGAACACCCGGATCTAGCGGCGATGGCTGAGGTGGCCGAGGGCTTTGAGATAGCCCAGCAGTTCCCGCTGGATCTGGCGGAGGTGCTGGATTTCGGCTTTGCTCAGCCCTGGGTTGAGGGTTGGGCTAGTGGCCTGGGTCAGGGGGCGATGACCCAGTTGGGCCAAGGCTTGGTAGGCTTTCTGGGCGTTGTGAAAGTGGGGATGGTGGCCGTAGTGCTGCTTTCCAGGGCCGTTGAACCAGATCTCTAAACGGCTGGAGGGGCCAGGGGGCAGGGTGGGCCGAAAGGGAGAAATTGGGGAACTTGTCCTCTGGCTGGGGGCTACCAGCTGCTTCACCCAGGTGGAAATTTCTAGGTGGGCCAACAGCAGGGGCCAGTCATCGCGGTTGAGGGGGTGCTGTCGTCGCCATACGGG contains:
- a CDS encoding ATP-binding protein, which produces MAPKPKPPELPVIGTVKGPGETGNQYLFITADHRQVKIGEFVYYRVDVVDLPQAEILGKISALTLIDHLPDRLFADPDINPEAIAALVGFAHPNPEIYEVTVDVVGYFHPALGFINPRMAPDPGAKVYLADDASLQAIINKKQPQAAGSAHIGSLLLRPGGRVPVALDVKELVSTHMAILAGTGSGKSYTAGVLIEELMSPYNRAAVLIFDPHGEYGTLTDMRGHPAFAADDGYSPAVKILTPDDIRIRMSSLDYYDILTLLPDMSDRQQAILNKAFSLLGKHKLGDHRWDVQDLIAACYESDRSTDDEGNEKTGSSAPALEWKLGKLERSDYFHRMQHLAPKDLFAPGQVTVLQMNEISQEEQQVICAAVLRQSYQARMNTAKDKIAPDDENYLPYPVFILVEEAHRFAPGHEPSRCKQILRTILSEGRKFGMGVGLITQRPGKLDSDVLSQCMSQFLMRIVNPVDQESLKYGVEAAGRDLLQELPSLTKGQVIVSGACVNTPVLCQVRQRKTKHGGETMDAPAAWLGYFQSHRKQARQMEKAPLAKPGKAAETFGGVSIE
- a CDS encoding DUF1802 family protein, which codes for MLTWALKEWDAAVTALLQGQTILLLRKGGIREQQGQFSVVTRQGLLLPTFEHQKPGLIKPEFQDLVQPTPTDEKPESVIFSGWAEITHGFTLPSTEAALDLVPDLIWTSQFVQERLQWQSERPLYGLLLRAYRFNNPVTLPWHSGYRGCRSWVELGQSVGVEDSTPALTDTDYQHRVSRLLADLPDEAAML